A region from the Benincasa hispida cultivar B227 chromosome 8, ASM972705v1, whole genome shotgun sequence genome encodes:
- the LOC120082601 gene encoding transcription factor ILR3-like — MGSPQITDWAFDYGVIEDIPVPGGDLPSLDLPSFTLPSCGFTASSRADFDEPIGVADDIKESGSRKRMSSGSNVFESKAHKEKMRRDKLNDRFLELNSILNHGRPPKIDKSVILGDAVRMIMQLRDEAQKLKESNESSLKKINEMKAEKNELRDEKQRLKEVKDSLEQKMKAFNTQPSFLPHPPAIPAAFSSPNQVVGGKLVPVIGYPGVSMWQFMPPGAIDTSQDHILRPPVA; from the exons ATGGGATCGCCTCAAATTACGGATTGGGCGTTCGATTACGGCGTGATTGAGGACATTCCTGTCCCCGGTGGTGACCTGCCTTCATTGGATCTTCCCTCTTTCACTTTGCCTTCTTGCGGCTTCACTGCCTCCTCCAG GGCAGACTTTGATGAGCCAATTGGAGTGGCAGACGATATAAAAGAATCTGGTTCCAGGAAAAG GATGAGCTCTGGATCAAATGTATTTGAGTCCAAGGCACATAAAGAGAAAATGCGGAGAGATAAACTAAATGACAG GTTTCTGGAATTGAATTCCATCCTCAATCATGGAAGGCCTCCCAAAATTGACAAGTCTGTTATTTTGGGTGATGCAGTTCGAATGATTATGCAGCTAAGGGATGAGGCTCAGAAGCTGAAGGAGTCTAATGAGAGTTCTTTGAAGAAGATTAATGAAATGAAG GCTGAAAAGAATGAACTACGAGACGAAAAACAAAGGCTGAAAGAAGTAAAAGACAGCCTTGAACAGAAAATGAAGGCCTTCAATACACAACCAAGCTTCTTGCCTCACCCTCCAGCAATTCCTGCTGCattttcttctccaaatcaggTTGTTGGGGGGAAATTGGTACCTGTGATTGGATATCCAGGAGTATCCATGTGGCAGTTTATGCCTCCGGGTGCCATTGATACATCGCAAGACCACATTCTTCGGCCACCAGTCGCCTGA